AATCCAAAATCTAAAATCTAAAATCTAAAATTCCATCACCAAGAAGTCAAAAAATTCCACCCTTCCTTTTCCTCTGGTGTCTTTTCTTCTTTTGCTTCCGGTTCTTCTGGTGTCTTTAAATTTATCTGTTGAATTAAATTATCATATTCTCCTGAATCAACCCATTTCAATAACTCACCCGCTCGCATAATTACCCAGGAAAGCTCTGATTCTGTATAGCTTAATATTTTTGTGACCTTATCCACACTATCTAAGTTATTAGATGCAAACTCACGGGCTTGGACGAGAAAATCTTCGATTACAGCAGTAGTCAAGTACTCATCTGGTAAACCCGCAAGTTTCATCAGTGTAGTAGTTGCTACGTCAATATCCTGGCAAGCAAGCATTGCAGCCCGATCGGCGGTGAACCGAGCCATCATCCGCCAATTATACAAACCTAGTTCCATACCACCAGCTACTAAGCCACCGACTCCCAATGTGGTACTGCTCAACAAATTTTTCAAAGTTGGCATAACAATTGCCATTTGGTGATAAATCATGTGCTGACTCTTGATGCGAGCGATTTCATGTCCGAAAACGTAAAGCAACTCATTTGCATCAAGCCACTCCATTGCATCTAAATTGATACCAACAAGGGGTTTTTCTACCCCAACAATATAGGTTTCAATGTGACCTGTACCTCGAAACAGATACAATTCAGGGAGTGGAGCAACATCAAGAATTTGGCAAGTTTCTACAAATGCTTGATGTAATTCAGGAAAATTACGGGGCGAAATTCTGATTTCACTACCAAGACTTTGCAATCTAAGTAAGCGATCGATACCGTATTCGTTAACTTTTTTGAGTAGTAAGGAGACACCGGGCATCTTTTGCAAAGAAGCCAAGGCTTTGCGATCAAAAGGGTGTTCGTAAGCTTGAGAACTTAGTCCAGTTAATATTTTTCTCGTCATACGTTTTGAGCTTTTAAATAGCAGTTTAGAAGTATTAGGCAAACTTTCATCACATTGTAGTAGGCATTTGTCATCATCCATTGGTGTCAACTTAACGTGAAAGCAAGTCTATAACTAGCTTTTAGATTGCCTCGTTCCCAGTCTCCGATTGGGAATGCTTGTCTTTGAGGCTCCGCCTCTCTTTACTGGTGGCAGAGCCACCAGCAGCAGCATTTCCAGCCGGAGACTGGAAACGAGCCTTTAAAGGAGTTTCAGCTTAAGTTGACACCAATGGTCATCATCTTACCCAGATAGAATATACAGTAGGGGCGCATATCTGTGTGCCTTTATGAGGAAATTGGAAACTTACAATTGATCTATGCAAATTATTTATTGGCTATTGATTGCCGTAATGCTTGTGGGTATTATCGGTGCAGTAGTTCCTGCCATTCCTGGTAGCAGCTTAATTTTAATTGCAATTATTGTCTGGGGAATCGTTAGTAGTTCCTTTGCAGCTATCAAGATTCCCCTAATTGTCACAATTATAGTTTTACTGCTCAGTGTTGGAGTAGATTTTTTAGCTAGCTATGTGGGAGCAAAACAAGCCGGAGCTAGCAAGTGGGGGCAAATTGGCGCAATTGTCGGCTTGGTGGTGGGATTTTTGGGATTATTGCCAGCGTTACCTTTTGGGGGGCCACTGTTAGGAATTTTACTAGGGCCACTTTTAGGAGCAATTATTGGTGAGTATCTTTACCGACGTGAATTCAGGTTGGCGGTTAAAGCGGGTATCGGAATTGTAGTCGGATCTTTGGTTGGAAATTTGATTCAAGGATTGTTAGCGATCGCAGCCGTTGTAGTTTTTGTTGTGACAACTTGGCCACAGGTATTTGGCTCTTAGCATTTGAAAGCTTTGAAACATTTCATAAGAGTGCTAATAGCCAGCAGTTAGCCACCTGTCGCAAAGACTATCCATATTAAACAAATATAGTGGTTCCTTTCATTTGCGCTATGAGAGGAACCGTTTCACTAAAAATGATTAACTGAAGAGAAAATAGATACACTGCATACTCTATTTATCTAAAAAATGGTTGAGCAATATTATGTATTAATAAATACTTTTATATTTATCTTACGTAAGCTAACTTTCTTCAAATCAGAGCCATTGGCAACAATTTAAAGCTTGTTAAATAAAAGATATACAAAGTGCGGATATATGACGAATTAAGACTTCATGAAGGACAGTAATCTATTAAAGATGTAGTGAAGACCACTCAGTAATTCTTGCAGGCTCTAAGTCTATGTGATTTCATGGAGATAAGAAATACATCACGCAAGTTTCGCTTTCACTGACAGTATTTTCTATAAATTACTGAAATTATAAGTAAAGCAATTGCTCTGATTTAAGGTTATTACTAGGAGCCTCAAACAACAATGATTAGTTTTAAATCTAAATTACTCAATGCAACTTTAGCATTTACTGCTGCCATTCCCTTAGCTACTGCTGGCATGTTTACCTCTGCTGGATCTGCACAAGCTGCTGCACTTAGTGGTGAGATTCAGTTTAACGGTGGCTTTACTGCTCCCTCTGGTATTAGCCAAATCACATTTTCTCAAGATGCCCTAACTTTTACTCCTCAGCCAATCACTCCAATTGGAATTGGTTCTACAACAGGAAACTTTTCAGCATTTAACTCAGGCAATATAGGTAACATCATCTCATTTTCATCAAAAGTTGCAGACAATCCATTTATTGACTTTGGCTCTCTTACTTATCCCGGTTTCATTTTACCTGGAACAGATACTAGTTCAATAACAGATGGATTGAATACTTTTACTTTGACATCTTCTAGCTACAAGCTAAATCAAGATGGTCTTAATGTTGGTATAGGTGTTGCACTTTTTGGATATTTTACCAGTGCAACTGGAGAAATATCTAACGGAGGAGGAAACTTAACTTTCCAAGTAAACAATGCAAGTATTGCTAGCGTCAATTCAATTCTTTCTAGTGGTGGTTCAATTAGTAATTTAACCTTTTCTGGTGGTACATTTGCCACTGTTCCCGAACCAACGACTCTACTAGGCTTAGGAATAGTTGGTGCAGGAATGGTTATGTCTCGTCGCCGCAAAACTGTAGCTTAGTCAATCTTTTTTATATAAAGAATTGACGTTGAAGAACTAGAGATAATATATTTCTGTTCAAATAAGCGTGATTGCAGTCGTAATAAATTAATCCCAACAACCTTGCGATTAAATAGTTTTGCTGGACATCATAATAAATTAATTGTGTCTTCAACCTATCTGGAATGTAAATTTTTTCCAGGCAGGTTGAATTTTGTTTTTAATTTGTTATCTGTCACATACCAGATTTAGGCTGACTGCAAAGATTGTTTCGCTTCATTGGCGATCGCTTCTACTTCATCATTAGCCAGAGTTTCTAAGATAGATTTGGCTTCTGGATTACCCAAACGAGTCAAGGCTTGTACAAGTCTGTAACGAATTTGCCAATCTGGATTGGTAGCATAGGGAGCCAACAGGGAAACTGCTTCTACATCTCCCAAGTCACCCAAAGAACTAATCGCAGCAGTTTGGACTAATTCATTTTCTGATGAGAGTGCCTCTTTGAGTAGTTCAAAAGCTCGTGGATCGCCCAACTCTCCTAATGTCGCAATAATACTGAATTGTATTAGCCATTCACCAGTTGTATGATAAAGCTGCTGCAAATCTTCAAAAGCTTCGCGTAACTTCAGAGCGCCCAAACAGTCTGCTGCTGCTGCTTGTACATCTACTTCGGAGTCATGAAGCAAGCGATCGCGCAAAATTTCTAAGGATAGCTGTAAATCCTGGGTTCCGAGTGTATCCATTTGACTCACCGCTGAGTAACGGACACGGGAATTGCGATCGCCAATAGCGCTTTGAATTAATTCAAAGCCAATCGCCGGTTCCAATTCGCGGATTTGATTTACTGCACGTAAGCGATCGCCTAAATCCTCAGAACTGAGCAATTGCCTAACAGACTCCGGAGTAATACTCATTTAGTTATCCTTGATTTTCAAATGTATAAAAAAGACAGACGCGATTAATCGCGTCTCTATTTTTGACTAATCTTGACTAGCAGCCATTGCCCGAATAATATCACCACGAGTGAGGATGCCAATTACTTGGCCGGTGCTATCAAGTACTGGCAAGCGGTGAACGCTGCGATCGTGCATGATTGTAGCTGCTTCTTTTAGAGTTTTATCAGGGGAAATAGCGATCGGGTTTTTACTCATTACCTCCCCAACGGTTTGCCCTAGAGCCTTGTGCAAATCACGTTCATAAGTAGCAGGATTTTTTAAATAGATAACACTATCAAGAAACATAATGTACGCAGGTGGAGTAACACCAGTTTCCTGCCACATCAAATCGGTTTCTGAGATAATGCCCACCAATTTACCGAGATCATCCACAACAGGTAGTCCGCTGATGTGGCGTTCTGCGAGAATTTGGATAGCTTCCTTCAGTGGAGTTTCCTCCCGGACAACAATAGGATCGCGGCTCATCACATCGGTAACGGTTTTAGGCATTTATATTGCTGACACCTTAAATCAAAGTCCCTGCGCCTATTGTAGAAAATTGCGGGACTCAACCTGATGCAATTAATAGATTGTTACGGGATTAGTCATTGGTTATTAATTATTCTCCTCTGCTCCTCTGCTCCCTCTGCTTCTTTCCTAGCCCCCAGTCCCTTTTAATGCAGCAATAATTTGAGTATTTGCTTTCGGAAAATTAAACTGCTCAAGTTCTGCCAAAGTTACCCAGCGAATTTCATCGGATTCTAAAGGTTGGGGAACGCCTGTAAGATGGCGGCAGTGATGTACTGTGAGGGTAACGCGCAAGTTTGTATAGCTGTGGTCAATAGTAATCAGATGTTCTCCCACTTCAATTACTATTCCTAGTTCTT
This Nostoc sp. C052 DNA region includes the following protein-coding sequences:
- a CDS encoding DUF456 domain-containing protein; amino-acid sequence: MQIIYWLLIAVMLVGIIGAVVPAIPGSSLILIAIIVWGIVSSSFAAIKIPLIVTIIVLLLSVGVDFLASYVGAKQAGASKWGQIGAIVGLVVGFLGLLPALPFGGPLLGILLGPLLGAIIGEYLYRREFRLAVKAGIGIVVGSLVGNLIQGLLAIAAVVVFVVTTWPQVFGS
- a CDS encoding CBS domain-containing protein gives rise to the protein MPKTVTDVMSRDPIVVREETPLKEAIQILAERHISGLPVVDDLGKLVGIISETDLMWQETGVTPPAYIMFLDSVIYLKNPATYERDLHKALGQTVGEVMSKNPIAISPDKTLKEAATIMHDRSVHRLPVLDSTGQVIGILTRGDIIRAMAASQD
- a CDS encoding M48 family metallopeptidase, which produces MTRKILTGLSSQAYEHPFDRKALASLQKMPGVSLLLKKVNEYGIDRLLRLQSLGSEIRISPRNFPELHQAFVETCQILDVAPLPELYLFRGTGHIETYIVGVEKPLVGINLDAMEWLDANELLYVFGHEIARIKSQHMIYHQMAIVMPTLKNLLSSTTLGVGGLVAGGMELGLYNWRMMARFTADRAAMLACQDIDVATTTLMKLAGLPDEYLTTAVIEDFLVQAREFASNNLDSVDKVTKILSYTESELSWVIMRAGELLKWVDSGEYDNLIQQINLKTPEEPEAKEEKTPEEKEGWNFLTSW
- a CDS encoding PEP-CTERM sorting domain-containing protein, which produces MISFKSKLLNATLAFTAAIPLATAGMFTSAGSAQAAALSGEIQFNGGFTAPSGISQITFSQDALTFTPQPITPIGIGSTTGNFSAFNSGNIGNIISFSSKVADNPFIDFGSLTYPGFILPGTDTSSITDGLNTFTLTSSSYKLNQDGLNVGIGVALFGYFTSATGEISNGGGNLTFQVNNASIASVNSILSSGGSISNLTFSGGTFATVPEPTTLLGLGIVGAGMVMSRRRKTVA
- the nblB gene encoding phycobilisome degradation protein NblB, with amino-acid sequence MSITPESVRQLLSSEDLGDRLRAVNQIRELEPAIGFELIQSAIGDRNSRVRYSAVSQMDTLGTQDLQLSLEILRDRLLHDSEVDVQAAAADCLGALKLREAFEDLQQLYHTTGEWLIQFSIIATLGELGDPRAFELLKEALSSENELVQTAAISSLGDLGDVEAVSLLAPYATNPDWQIRYRLVQALTRLGNPEAKSILETLANDEVEAIANEAKQSLQSA
- the mutT gene encoding 8-oxo-dGTP diphosphatase MutT, which codes for MSETSSFPPHKIIGVAVIWNDQKQILIDRRRPEGAMGGLWEFPGGKIEPGETIEECIQREISEELGIVIEVGEHLITIDHSYTNLRVTLTVHHCRHLTGVPQPLESDEIRWVTLAELEQFNFPKANTQIIAALKGTGG